Proteins encoded together in one Magnetospirillum sp. 15-1 window:
- a CDS encoding acyl-CoA dehydrogenase family protein, producing the protein MIDYRAPLAEILFTLEHIADAPRIIHWDSGLAAEVLTHAGRFIDEAIAPLDPIGDREGVKLVDGRVHLPEAFHRAFAQFREGGWQGLAADPQYGGQGLPGLLASAFSEMLAGACISFHMGVSLAQGVIRTLAVNADDDVKALWIPRLASCEWLASMCLTEPQAGSDLSLIRTTASPQGDGWTIDGGKIFISGGDQDFTGRVVHLVLARTRDAAPGLKGLSLFLAPSHLEDGSTNGISVVRIEEKMGLHAAATCQLAFDGTQAVMIGGPGEGLKRMFTLMNVQRLEVALQGVALADCAAQRTLSYAASRVQGRRGDSTGPVVISEHEDVRRMLMTQMALTLGGRAMTYATLADIEADGGSPLVDLMTSVCKVFCTEAVVEAANLGIQVHGGYGYLREYRLEQILRDSRISQIYEGTNGIHALTVAGRLLKDGRTISAFDGHIVAAIAAAQQSGNPATTQALAEVLEDWRQASEVVATSPHPEPLAHSYMRLTGLAAFGAAWARLESHAEKAPDPVKIRALARFVRDFMLPEARHHARMCQLPLRLDDMPVAIFQVA; encoded by the coding sequence ATGATCGATTATCGTGCCCCACTCGCGGAAATTCTCTTCACTTTGGAGCATATCGCCGATGCTCCCCGGATCATCCATTGGGATTCCGGGCTGGCCGCCGAGGTGCTGACCCATGCGGGCCGCTTCATCGACGAGGCCATCGCTCCGCTCGACCCCATCGGTGATCGCGAGGGGGTAAAGCTGGTTGATGGACGGGTTCATCTGCCCGAGGCTTTCCATCGTGCATTTGCTCAGTTCCGCGAAGGAGGGTGGCAGGGACTGGCGGCGGATCCCCAATATGGCGGCCAGGGGTTGCCTGGATTGCTGGCCAGTGCGTTCTCCGAGATGCTGGCGGGCGCCTGCATTTCCTTTCACATGGGCGTTTCCCTGGCCCAGGGGGTCATCCGTACCCTTGCCGTCAACGCCGATGATGACGTCAAGGCCCTGTGGATTCCACGTCTGGCCTCGTGCGAGTGGCTGGCTTCCATGTGCCTTACCGAGCCCCAGGCGGGGTCCGACCTTTCTCTGATCCGGACCACCGCTTCCCCCCAGGGCGACGGCTGGACCATCGACGGAGGCAAGATATTCATCTCTGGCGGTGACCAGGACTTCACCGGGCGTGTGGTTCACCTGGTTTTGGCCCGTACGCGGGATGCCGCGCCTGGACTCAAGGGGTTATCGCTGTTTCTCGCTCCCTCCCACCTCGAGGATGGATCTACCAACGGTATCTCGGTGGTCCGAATCGAGGAGAAGATGGGGCTGCATGCCGCCGCCACCTGCCAACTCGCCTTTGACGGTACCCAGGCGGTGATGATCGGTGGTCCCGGCGAGGGCTTGAAGCGGATGTTCACGTTGATGAACGTCCAACGGCTTGAGGTGGCCTTACAGGGGGTTGCCCTGGCCGATTGCGCCGCGCAACGGACGCTGTCCTATGCCGCCAGCCGGGTGCAAGGGCGGCGTGGTGATTCGACCGGGCCGGTGGTGATCTCCGAGCATGAGGACGTCCGGCGGATGCTGATGACTCAGATGGCCTTGACCCTTGGAGGGCGGGCCATGACCTACGCGACCTTGGCCGATATCGAGGCTGATGGCGGCTCGCCCTTGGTTGATCTCATGACCTCGGTTTGCAAAGTGTTCTGTACCGAGGCGGTGGTCGAGGCCGCCAATCTGGGCATTCAGGTTCATGGCGGCTATGGCTATCTCCGGGAATACCGGCTGGAGCAGATCCTGCGCGATTCCCGGATCTCCCAGATTTACGAGGGCACCAACGGGATTCACGCTCTGACGGTCGCGGGGCGGTTGCTGAAGGATGGCCGGACCATTTCGGCCTTCGACGGCCATATCGTGGCGGCGATTGCGGCCGCACAGCAGAGCGGTAACCCGGCGACCACCCAAGCCCTGGCGGAGGTACTGGAGGATTGGCGGCAGGCCAGCGAGGTGGTGGCGACATCTCCGCATCCCGAGCCCTTGGCCCATTCCTATATGCGACTGACCGGCTTGGCAGCCTTTGGAGCCGCCTGGGCCAGACTGGAAAGTCATGCCGAAAAGGCCCCAGATCCCGTAAAAATTCGGGCGCTGGCCCGATTCGTTCGCGATTTCATGCTGCCGGAGGCCCGGCATCACGCCCGGATGTGTCAACTGCCGCTGCGGCTCGACGACATGCCGGTCGCAATTTTCCAGGTGGCTTGA
- a CDS encoding feruloyl-CoA synthase: protein MNASRLSPLTFAPAVVDVVERQDGSVIVRSPQQLGPYARCLGDMLCHWAETTPAHPFLAERGEDGDWRKLGYRDALRAVEAIAQFLIDQGLGPSVPLLILSENGIDHALLALAGMHVGVPVAPVSVAYSSASQDLGKVKHILSLLKPGLVYAADGDRFGRALALAEASGARFVTSRNHRTGSTPFNEMMSVTPTGAVADTNRRVGPDTIAKILFTSGSTDTPKGVKNTQRMLCSNQQATAQLWPFLANRPPVVVDWLPWSHTMGGNWIFNMVLAHGGTLHIDEGRPMPGALEKTVANLKAVSPTLYFNVPRGFDMLLPYLEADEDLRNSLFRDLDLMFYAGAALPQKVWDGLQAVAQAHQGRPVRLMSALGSTETSPMLTLVHFDIDRAGIIGLPGPGNQIRLVPNNGKLECRVKGPNITPGYWGRDDLTSKAFDDDGWYITGDAVQFVDSRNPHNGIRFDGRIAEDFKLMSGVWVSVGALRLAAISACAPVIADAVITGHDREEIGMLVFPNPAGCLSLCPDISGDIPLPVLIRRHEVRSVLERGLKAMAATATGSSMRICRAWLLDVPPSIDANEITDKGYINQRAVLVHRAELVERLYRDDESDVVRV, encoded by the coding sequence ATGAATGCCTCCCGACTCAGTCCGCTGACTTTCGCTCCGGCCGTGGTCGATGTGGTCGAACGGCAGGACGGTTCGGTAATCGTGCGTTCGCCACAGCAACTGGGGCCTTACGCCCGATGCCTGGGCGACATGCTTTGCCACTGGGCGGAGACGACCCCGGCCCACCCCTTTTTGGCCGAACGAGGGGAAGACGGTGATTGGCGAAAGCTCGGCTACCGTGACGCTTTGCGGGCGGTGGAGGCGATCGCCCAGTTCCTGATCGACCAAGGCCTGGGGCCGTCGGTTCCGCTGCTGATACTCTCGGAAAACGGTATCGACCACGCGCTTCTGGCACTGGCCGGCATGCATGTTGGAGTGCCGGTTGCTCCCGTTTCTGTCGCGTATTCATCGGCATCCCAGGATCTGGGCAAGGTGAAGCATATCCTGTCGCTTCTGAAGCCTGGCCTAGTCTATGCCGCCGATGGTGATCGTTTCGGCCGAGCCTTGGCGTTAGCGGAGGCGAGTGGCGCCCGATTCGTCACCAGCAGAAACCATCGAACCGGTTCCACTCCTTTCAACGAGATGATGTCCGTTACGCCGACCGGGGCGGTGGCGGATACCAACCGCAGGGTTGGTCCCGATACGATCGCCAAGATTCTTTTTACCTCGGGATCGACGGACACGCCGAAGGGGGTAAAGAACACCCAGCGCATGTTGTGTTCAAACCAGCAGGCGACGGCGCAGCTATGGCCGTTTCTGGCGAACCGTCCGCCGGTAGTGGTGGATTGGCTGCCCTGGAGCCACACCATGGGTGGCAACTGGATATTCAACATGGTCCTGGCCCATGGCGGAACCCTCCATATTGACGAGGGACGGCCGATGCCGGGGGCGCTGGAAAAGACGGTCGCCAATCTGAAGGCGGTTTCCCCCACCCTCTACTTCAACGTTCCGCGTGGCTTCGACATGCTGCTGCCCTACCTTGAGGCTGACGAGGATCTTCGCAACAGTCTGTTCCGTGACCTGGACCTGATGTTCTATGCCGGGGCTGCGTTGCCCCAGAAGGTGTGGGATGGGCTACAGGCCGTTGCCCAGGCCCATCAGGGCCGGCCGGTACGGCTGATGTCTGCCCTGGGCTCCACCGAGACATCGCCCATGTTGACCCTGGTGCATTTCGATATCGATCGCGCCGGTATTATCGGCCTGCCCGGTCCTGGAAATCAGATCAGGTTGGTTCCCAATAACGGCAAGCTCGAATGCCGGGTGAAAGGGCCCAACATCACTCCCGGCTACTGGGGGCGCGACGACCTGACGTCCAAGGCGTTTGATGATGACGGCTGGTATATCACCGGCGACGCAGTGCAGTTCGTCGATTCTCGCAATCCTCATAACGGAATCCGGTTCGATGGTCGGATTGCCGAGGACTTCAAGCTGATGTCCGGCGTCTGGGTCAGTGTCGGAGCATTGCGTTTGGCGGCCATCAGTGCTTGCGCGCCGGTCATCGCCGACGCGGTGATCACCGGCCACGATCGCGAAGAAATCGGCATGCTGGTATTTCCCAATCCCGCAGGCTGTCTGTCGCTTTGCCCCGATATTTCCGGAGATATCCCGCTGCCGGTTCTGATCCGGCGGCATGAAGTGCGCTCGGTTCTTGAGCGAGGACTGAAGGCGATGGCCGCCACCGCCACCGGCAGTTCCATGAGAATTTGTCGGGCATGGCTCCTGGACGTACCGCCTTCCATCGACGCCAACGAAATCACCGATAAGGGCTACATCAACCAGCGGGCCGTTCTGGTTCATCGCGCCGAGTTGGTGGAGCGGTTATATCGCGACGACGAATCCGACGTGGTGCGGGTATAG
- a CDS encoding TetR/AcrR family transcriptional regulator — translation MVRVRADDYDTKCQSILDSAAALFAKTGYPGAKMQDIAKACGATKSMLYHYFPTKDDLLLALLTEHLERLIVELELALSEAGAGERRFANFIRAYVQKSAQSRQRHLSAMNDVKFLPVEMQPPILQLQAKVVTLGTALLRELRSDLPATVYKPYALLLLGMLNWTDLWYKPEGTISPQELCDRIQRLFLHGFLAEKAG, via the coding sequence ATGGTGCGGGTTCGAGCCGACGATTACGACACCAAATGCCAGTCGATTCTCGACAGTGCGGCCGCACTTTTCGCCAAGACCGGCTATCCCGGCGCCAAGATGCAGGACATCGCCAAGGCCTGCGGCGCCACCAAATCGATGCTCTACCACTACTTCCCAACCAAGGACGATCTGCTGCTCGCCCTGCTCACCGAGCATCTCGAGCGCCTCATCGTCGAGCTGGAACTTGCCCTATCGGAAGCGGGGGCTGGAGAGCGGCGTTTCGCCAACTTCATTCGGGCCTATGTGCAAAAATCGGCACAATCGCGGCAACGGCACCTCAGCGCCATGAACGACGTAAAGTTCCTGCCCGTCGAAATGCAGCCCCCCATCCTGCAACTGCAGGCCAAGGTCGTCACGTTGGGGACGGCCCTACTGCGGGAGTTGCGCTCCGACCTGCCGGCGACCGTCTACAAGCCTTATGCGCTATTGCTGCTCGGCATGCTCAATTGGACCGACCTATGGTACAAACCCGAGGGCACGATTTCGCCGCAAGAGTTGTGTGACCGTATCCAGCGCCTGTTCCTCCACGGTTTTCTCGCCGAAAAGGCCGGCTAG
- a CDS encoding CaiB/BaiF CoA-transferase family protein, which yields MSGPLAGIRIIELAGLGPAPFGTMLLADMGADVVRVDRKPMGSGGDFDKLKAAGGPTDRGRRSIAIDLKNPRGIQTVLRLIEGADALIEGYRPGVAERLGLGPQVCLGRNPRLVYGRMTGWGQSGPLAQAAGHDINYIALSGALHAIGEAGRPPVPPLNLVGDYGGGGMLLAFGMVCALLEARRSGLGQVVDAAMTDGAALLMAQLYGFHAASQWTDRREDNFLDGAAPFYACYECADGGFVSVGAIEPQFFGLLLDTLGLRREDFPQWSKADWPAQKARLAKVFKARNRDDWCALLEGTDTCFAPVLSMAEAPKHRHNMFRGTFVEAAGQVQPAPAPRFDRTPGSISLPPPAIGEHTVAILRQAGFGDDEIEEMLGQEIVGI from the coding sequence ATGTCCGGTCCCCTTGCCGGTATCAGGATCATTGAATTGGCCGGTCTCGGGCCTGCTCCGTTCGGTACCATGCTGCTGGCGGATATGGGGGCCGACGTCGTGCGGGTCGACCGCAAGCCGATGGGGAGCGGTGGTGATTTCGACAAGCTGAAGGCGGCCGGTGGTCCGACGGACCGCGGGCGGCGTTCCATCGCCATTGATCTTAAAAATCCGCGCGGCATTCAGACCGTTCTCCGCCTGATTGAGGGGGCCGACGCCCTGATCGAGGGATATCGCCCCGGCGTCGCCGAACGCCTCGGACTTGGGCCGCAGGTTTGCCTGGGGCGCAATCCACGCCTCGTCTACGGGCGGATGACCGGCTGGGGCCAATCTGGCCCTCTCGCTCAGGCTGCCGGTCACGACATCAACTACATCGCCTTGTCGGGGGCTCTTCATGCCATTGGCGAGGCAGGGCGGCCGCCGGTGCCTCCGCTCAATCTTGTCGGTGATTACGGCGGCGGCGGCATGCTGCTGGCCTTCGGCATGGTCTGCGCCCTGCTGGAAGCCCGCCGCTCGGGGCTCGGCCAGGTGGTCGATGCGGCCATGACCGATGGTGCCGCGCTTTTGATGGCGCAGCTCTATGGATTCCACGCCGCGAGCCAGTGGACCGACCGGCGGGAGGATAACTTTCTGGATGGCGCCGCGCCGTTCTATGCCTGCTACGAATGTGCCGATGGCGGGTTTGTCTCGGTTGGAGCTATCGAACCACAGTTCTTCGGGCTTCTGCTCGACACGCTGGGACTTCGCCGAGAGGATTTTCCCCAGTGGTCGAAGGCCGACTGGCCGGCTCAGAAAGCTAGGCTGGCCAAGGTATTCAAGGCGCGAAACCGTGACGACTGGTGCGCTTTGCTGGAGGGGACCGACACCTGTTTCGCTCCGGTCCTATCCATGGCCGAGGCCCCAAAACATCGCCACAACATGTTTCGGGGCACTTTTGTGGAGGCCGCAGGCCAGGTTCAGCCCGCTCCTGCTCCCCGGTTCGACCGTACTCCCGGCTCGATCAGCCTGCCGCCACCGGCGATCGGGGAACATACCGTCGCGATATTGCGCCAAGCCGGTTTCGGCGACGACGAGATCGAGGAGATGCTGGGGCAGGAAATCGTCGGCATCTGA
- a CDS encoding FAD-dependent oxidoreductase, with the protein MTDRSLVIVGAAHAGVELAFTARQHGWPGPIVLLGEESEPPYQRPPLSKAYLDGETVADELILRTASAYGEAGIAIRLGIKATRIDRAGRTLELSDGSRQAYDKLALCTGGRPRPLTVEGMVAGKPPANLHYLRTRQDADHIRSKLTAGTRLAIVGGGYIGLEIASTARRLGAIVTLLEAEQRVLARVTGSEMSAFYQRVHQEAGVDIRTGTTAEKIECDDTGIIQAVTVRGGVQIPAELVIVGIGMLPNIELAADAGLTVDGGIIVDELSRTSDPDIVAAGDCTAHDNAAYGRRIRLESVPNALEQARAAALALCGKPKPNRSIPWFWSDQFDLKLQMVGLSAGHEQCVLRGSPADHSFIAFYLRDGRLIAADAVNRQADFLAAKRLVTTAAAIDPTRLADVSIPLKDLLLQNQ; encoded by the coding sequence ATGACCGATCGCTCACTCGTAATCGTCGGCGCCGCGCATGCGGGTGTCGAATTGGCCTTCACGGCGCGTCAGCACGGCTGGCCCGGCCCCATCGTCCTTCTGGGCGAAGAGTCCGAGCCCCCCTACCAGCGCCCTCCCCTGTCGAAAGCCTACCTCGACGGAGAGACGGTGGCCGACGAACTGATCCTGCGCACCGCAAGCGCCTACGGCGAAGCTGGCATCGCGATACGGTTGGGTATCAAGGCCACCCGCATCGATCGGGCCGGACGGACCTTGGAACTGAGCGATGGATCGCGGCAGGCCTACGATAAACTGGCCCTATGCACCGGCGGGCGCCCGCGGCCCCTGACCGTCGAAGGAATGGTCGCGGGCAAACCTCCCGCCAACCTGCACTATCTTCGCACCCGCCAGGATGCCGACCACATACGCTCCAAGCTGACGGCAGGCACCCGCCTGGCAATCGTCGGCGGCGGCTATATCGGCCTGGAAATTGCCTCCACTGCCCGCCGCCTCGGCGCCATCGTAACCCTGTTGGAAGCGGAACAGCGCGTCCTCGCCCGCGTCACGGGGTCAGAAATGTCGGCGTTTTATCAGCGCGTCCACCAAGAGGCCGGGGTGGATATCCGCACAGGCACCACCGCGGAGAAAATCGAGTGTGACGATACCGGCATTATCCAAGCTGTAACGGTTCGCGGCGGCGTGCAGATTCCGGCGGAACTGGTGATCGTCGGCATAGGGATGCTGCCCAATATCGAGCTCGCGGCGGATGCCGGCCTGACGGTGGATGGCGGCATCATTGTCGATGAATTGTCCAGAACCTCCGATCCCGACATCGTCGCCGCCGGCGATTGCACCGCCCATGACAATGCGGCCTACGGACGGCGAATCCGACTCGAATCCGTGCCAAACGCCCTTGAGCAGGCCCGTGCCGCCGCTCTGGCGCTCTGCGGCAAGCCCAAGCCCAATCGTTCGATACCCTGGTTCTGGTCCGATCAGTTCGACCTCAAGCTTCAGATGGTCGGGCTGTCGGCCGGTCATGAACAATGCGTGCTGCGAGGCTCTCCCGCCGATCACAGTTTCATCGCCTTCTACCTGCGCGATGGCAGGTTGATCGCCGCTGACGCGGTTAATCGGCAAGCCGACTTCCTGGCTGCGAAGCGACTTGTAACGACCGCCGCAGCCATAGACCCGACCCGGCTCGCCGACGTCTCCATCCCGCTAAAGGACCTGCTTCTTCAAAACCAATAA
- a CDS encoding acyl-CoA dehydrogenase family protein — MAEVRFPDPSCITDELRMLRGQVKRFVDEKIIPHGEQWERDGMIPRDIFRQMGELGFLGMRHPAEYGGTDLGPLASMVFAEELARSTFGGVTACVTVHTDMSATHITRDGTAEQKAKYLPPLIRGEKVCAIAVTEPGAGSDVAGLRTRAIRDGDHWVINGSKTFITNGVYGDTYVVAARSDPAAKGSRGISLFIIEKGTPGFVVGRKLEKHGWRCSDTAELFFDDARVPAENLLGVENQGFYGIMKNFQNERMVVGAICAGESAKALELTLEHVRNRQAFGGTLWDLQATRQRLGLLAAKAAAARALAYQAAELDASGFDCVRELSMVKVMSAESLQDVMYGCLQLHGGAGYMIGTPVERMARDARILTIGGGATEVMLEEVAKRL; from the coding sequence ATGGCCGAGGTGCGGTTTCCCGATCCCAGCTGCATTACCGACGAATTGCGCATGCTGCGCGGACAGGTGAAGCGTTTCGTCGATGAGAAGATCATCCCCCATGGCGAACAGTGGGAGCGCGACGGGATGATTCCGCGCGATATCTTCCGCCAGATGGGGGAACTGGGGTTTCTGGGAATGCGTCATCCCGCGGAATACGGCGGCACCGATCTGGGGCCGCTCGCCTCCATGGTCTTCGCCGAGGAACTGGCGCGAAGCACCTTCGGCGGCGTGACCGCCTGCGTCACCGTCCATACGGACATGTCTGCGACCCATATCACCCGTGACGGCACGGCCGAACAGAAGGCCAAGTACCTCCCGCCGCTGATCCGTGGGGAGAAGGTCTGCGCCATCGCCGTGACCGAACCGGGGGCTGGTTCAGACGTCGCCGGTCTCAGGACCCGCGCAATACGCGATGGCGACCATTGGGTCATCAATGGCAGCAAGACGTTCATCACCAATGGCGTTTACGGCGACACCTACGTCGTGGCGGCGCGGAGCGACCCGGCCGCCAAAGGGAGCCGGGGCATTTCACTGTTTATCATCGAAAAGGGAACGCCCGGTTTCGTGGTGGGGCGCAAGCTGGAGAAGCATGGCTGGCGCTGTTCCGATACCGCCGAACTGTTCTTCGACGACGCAAGAGTGCCGGCTGAGAACCTCCTGGGAGTGGAAAATCAGGGTTTCTACGGCATCATGAAGAATTTCCAGAACGAACGGATGGTGGTGGGGGCGATTTGTGCCGGCGAAAGCGCCAAGGCCCTCGAATTGACCCTGGAACATGTCCGAAACCGGCAGGCGTTCGGCGGCACTTTGTGGGATCTGCAGGCAACCCGCCAGCGGCTGGGGCTGCTGGCTGCCAAGGCGGCTGCCGCTCGTGCATTGGCCTATCAGGCGGCCGAACTGGACGCCAGTGGGTTCGACTGTGTCCGCGAACTATCGATGGTCAAGGTCATGTCGGCCGAGAGTCTGCAGGACGTCATGTATGGCTGCCTGCAACTGCACGGTGGAGCCGGCTACATGATCGGTACCCCCGTCGAACGGATGGCGAGAGATGCCCGCATCCTGACCATCGGCGGTGGCGCGACCGAGGTGATGCTCGAGGAAGTAGCCAAGAGGCTTTAG
- a CDS encoding methyl-accepting chemotaxis protein, which translates to MLTYVANLRILVKVLIAPLLLVLCMLILTAIFQLGTNRQGMALTDLHDGAFRKYKVIAEVRTASTVVQSNLYRLLGWRSTGAKKDKIAELESQLRQDVARLAKAVAGLGDVQAKIEAFGDASIKVLDVSATDEVTALVMMVNTEQQYDALIGELRNLAETSDQETDETYRGAVGVAASSQATYYAVLAIFLVLGGAVSLGLARLIAGPVVGLTAVMARLAENATDVDVPSQDRRDEVGAMARTVEIFRINAIERLRMEARQRQELDKDEARNRAIASLTQSFDTAASEAIAAVASAAAEMTSVAQSMAANAEQTSRQTTTVAAATEQASVNVETVAAAAEELSSSIAEIGRQMERSSRASRSAAEEASHTDELVRGLAGAASRIGDVVKLINDIAGQTNLLALNATIEAARAGDAGKGFAVVAGEVKNLANQTAKATDEIAQQVSSVQEATRLTVEAIGGISQRIGEINGIASAIACSVEQQGAATHEIARNVQQAAAGTRDVASTIGEVTRAAGNTGAAAGHVLESARGLARRSEDIKRLVDQFLGDVRAV; encoded by the coding sequence GTGCTTACCTATGTCGCCAATCTACGCATTCTGGTGAAGGTGCTGATTGCGCCGCTGCTTCTTGTCCTCTGTATGCTGATCCTGACGGCTATTTTCCAGTTGGGAACCAACAGGCAGGGAATGGCTCTGACCGATCTTCACGATGGCGCCTTCCGTAAGTACAAAGTGATCGCCGAGGTAAGAACCGCCAGTACGGTCGTTCAATCCAATCTCTATCGGTTGCTGGGATGGCGCAGCACCGGAGCCAAGAAGGACAAGATCGCCGAATTGGAGAGTCAATTGCGGCAAGACGTCGCCCGGCTTGCCAAGGCGGTGGCGGGACTCGGCGACGTTCAGGCCAAGATTGAGGCGTTCGGAGACGCTTCGATCAAGGTCCTCGACGTCTCCGCCACCGACGAGGTGACGGCGCTGGTGATGATGGTCAACACCGAGCAGCAATACGATGCCTTGATCGGCGAGTTACGTAATCTCGCCGAAACCTCCGACCAGGAGACCGATGAGACCTACCGGGGGGCGGTCGGTGTTGCCGCGTCCTCCCAGGCGACATACTACGCCGTTCTGGCCATATTCCTGGTGCTGGGCGGTGCTGTCAGTCTGGGACTGGCCAGGCTGATCGCCGGGCCGGTAGTCGGCCTGACAGCAGTAATGGCCCGGCTGGCTGAAAATGCGACCGATGTGGATGTCCCTTCGCAGGATCGTCGGGATGAGGTCGGGGCCATGGCCCGTACGGTAGAGATTTTCCGGATCAACGCCATCGAACGCCTGCGGATGGAGGCGAGACAGCGTCAGGAATTGGATAAGGATGAGGCGCGAAACCGGGCGATTGCCAGCCTGACCCAATCTTTCGATACAGCTGCGAGTGAGGCGATCGCTGCCGTGGCAAGTGCGGCGGCGGAAATGACCTCGGTCGCCCAATCCATGGCGGCCAATGCAGAGCAGACGAGTCGCCAGACCACAACCGTTGCCGCCGCGACCGAGCAGGCATCGGTTAACGTCGAAACGGTGGCCGCCGCCGCCGAGGAACTCAGTTCGTCCATCGCCGAGATTGGCCGGCAGATGGAACGGTCTTCCCGAGCTTCCCGCTCCGCCGCGGAGGAGGCTTCCCATACCGACGAACTGGTGAGGGGATTGGCCGGGGCAGCGTCGCGGATCGGCGATGTCGTAAAGCTGATCAACGACATCGCCGGCCAAACCAACCTCCTGGCTCTGAATGCGACCATCGAGGCGGCGCGGGCGGGAGATGCGGGCAAGGGCTTCGCCGTGGTGGCCGGCGAGGTAAAGAACTTGGCCAATCAGACCGCCAAGGCCACCGATGAGATCGCCCAACAGGTCTCCAGCGTACAGGAGGCTACCCGTCTTACCGTCGAGGCCATAGGGGGAATCTCCCAGCGGATCGGCGAGATCAACGGTATTGCTTCGGCCATCGCCTGCTCGGTTGAGCAGCAGGGCGCCGCTACCCATGAGATCGCCCGCAATGTACAGCAGGCGGCGGCGGGTACCCGTGATGTGGCCTCCACCATCGGGGAGGTGACTCGGGCCGCGGGCAATACCGGTGCTGCGGCTGGCCATGTGCTGGAATCGGCTCGCGGCCTAGCCCGGCGTTCCGAGGATATCAAGAGGCTGGTGGATCAATTTCTGGGCGATGTCAGGGCGGTCTGA
- a CDS encoding 2Fe-2S iron-sulfur cluster-binding protein, whose product MPTVIYREANGTLHRIQAKPGRTLMQIAVEHGVPGIFGDCGGHCTCATCHGYVEESWIARLPPPAETEASMLEAVDVRLAGSRLCCQIRMQDDLDGIVVELPAEQT is encoded by the coding sequence ATGCCCACCGTTATCTATAGGGAAGCCAATGGCACCTTGCATCGCATTCAGGCCAAGCCGGGCCGGACCCTGATGCAAATCGCCGTCGAACACGGCGTCCCCGGTATTTTCGGCGACTGCGGTGGCCACTGCACATGCGCCACCTGCCACGGCTATGTGGAGGAAAGCTGGATTGCCAGACTCCCGCCTCCGGCGGAAACCGAGGCGTCCATGCTCGAGGCTGTGGACGTACGCCTCGCCGGAAGCCGGCTGTGCTGTCAGATCCGCATGCAAGACGATCTCGACGGGATCGTCGTCGAGCTTCCCGCCGAGCAGACATAG